The sequence below is a genomic window from Gossypium hirsutum isolate 1008001.06 chromosome A11, Gossypium_hirsutum_v2.1, whole genome shotgun sequence.
GGATTTCATTGGGTTATTGGAAGAAGGAGGTGAAGCAGAGAAGACGAAGGATTTGAAAGAAGCTTTCCAGATGTACGATACTGATGGAAACGGATTCATTACGcctaaagacttgaagaaaatgttaaGCAAGCTTGGGGAGTTCAAGTCCATTGATGAATGTAAGGTTATGATCAAGCGATTTGATCTTAATGGTGATGGTGTCATCAGCTTCGAGGAGTTTAAATTGATGATGCAATGATGCATTCATGGctgtcttttcttttttcctttctttatccATTGTTTCTGTATCTATATGATCCGTTTGTTCTTGTAAGTAATTTTTATGAATCATTTCATCTCTTATATGTATAAACTAcactcttttaattttatttattattaatattaatgattaaatactTAAATCCGAATCCAAATAATGGGTTGATGAATTTATGTTGAGTAACTTATTTTTGAATAAGTTTCTGGTTAAAAAGCGGGAACAACGCGGGGGAGAAGAAGGAGACCAAGTTAGAAAGAAAGTCGATCTGGTCTCCCGCGTTTCCATCTTCAAATTCAACGCAAGTAGGTCATACAGGGTCAATATAACATTTGATACATGATTTTggtttcaatattcaatttagtacctaagaTTTGCTGGATACCAATTTAAACATCAAAGCTAAACTCATTGCTAAATAGTCTATGTTTCGTTTTGAtcaaaattttagtaattttcaacCATTTTGGTGTGATACAGTCCATTTTGATCAATATCGACTGAGACTTATTGgtacaaaattttaatatcttaaaccaatt
It includes:
- the LOC107923037 gene encoding putative calcium-binding protein CML19 — translated: MIKNEQYERVLSYFDIDGDGKVSASELSHRLRLMGGELKLNEAQVAIEALDSNGDGLLDLEDFIGLLEEGGEAEKTKDLKEAFQMYDTDGNGFITPKDLKKMLSKLGEFKSIDECKVMIKRFDLNGDGVISFEEFKLMMQ